A genomic window from Clostridium aceticum includes:
- a CDS encoding dicarboxylate/amino acid:cation symporter, whose product MKKLGLLPKLIIGIIIGILIGSTRIEFLTRLLVTFSGIFGNFLGYVIPLLIIGFVAPGIAELGGKAGKLLGITAGIAYVSTVVAGILAFLAASLILPNIIAAGGEAAAEGLVASPYFEIQMPAIMGVMTALVTAFLLGLGMAAINGDTMLHFMQEFQEIIQKVIENIIIPLLPVHIAGIFARMAYSGEVAQTLAVFGRVFVLVIAIHIIYIIAQYLVAGSITGTNPFRAIKNMMPAYFTAIGTQSSAATIPVTVRSTKNNNISDEVAEFVIPLCATIHLAGSTISLTMCAIAVMAIEGMSLTFGQVLPFILMLGVTMVAAPGVPGGAIMAAVGLLETMLGFTDGQLALMMALYIAQDSFGTAANVTGDGAIALMVNKFARKS is encoded by the coding sequence ATGAAAAAATTAGGTTTACTGCCAAAATTAATCATTGGTATTATCATTGGTATTCTTATTGGTTCCACTAGAATTGAATTTTTAACAAGACTGTTAGTTACCTTTAGTGGAATTTTTGGCAACTTTTTAGGTTATGTTATTCCTCTACTCATTATTGGTTTTGTGGCCCCGGGGATTGCTGAGTTAGGTGGAAAAGCTGGAAAACTTCTAGGAATCACAGCGGGTATAGCCTATGTATCAACAGTAGTAGCTGGAATATTGGCTTTTCTTGCAGCTAGTTTAATTTTACCTAATATTATTGCAGCAGGAGGAGAGGCGGCAGCGGAGGGATTAGTAGCCAGCCCTTATTTTGAGATTCAGATGCCAGCTATTATGGGGGTTATGACAGCCCTTGTAACTGCCTTCCTTTTAGGACTAGGTATGGCGGCTATTAATGGCGATACTATGTTGCACTTTATGCAGGAGTTTCAAGAAATTATCCAAAAAGTTATTGAGAATATTATTATTCCACTATTGCCAGTACATATAGCTGGTATATTTGCAAGAATGGCTTATTCAGGAGAAGTAGCACAAACATTAGCTGTATTTGGTAGAGTTTTCGTACTAGTTATTGCTATTCACATCATTTACATTATTGCACAATACTTAGTTGCTGGTTCTATCACAGGAACAAATCCATTTAGAGCTATTAAAAACATGATGCCGGCGTATTTCACTGCTATTGGTACACAATCTTCGGCAGCAACGATTCCAGTTACAGTGAGAAGTACAAAAAATAATAATATATCGGATGAAGTAGCAGAGTTCGTAATACCTTTATGTGCTACCATTCACTTGGCAGGGAGCACTATTAGTTTGACTATGTGTGCTATTGCGGTAATGGCAATAGAAGGTATGTCACTAACCTTTGGACAAGTACTTCCCTTTATTTTGATGCTAGGAGTTACAATGGTAGCAGCTCCCGGAGTTCCTGGAGGAGCTATTATGGCGGCAGTAGGATTATTAGAAACAATGTTAGGATTTACAGACGGCCAATTAGCTTTAATGATGGCACTATACATTGCACAAGATAGTTTTGGGACTGCGGCCAATGTAACTGGTGATGGTGCTATTGCATTAATGGTTAATAAGTTTGCCAGAAAATCATAA
- a CDS encoding NAD(+)/NADH kinase — translation MDTRRIINILHSDTKFSMDTAKYLKSKLIKLGYHVPNSFDFEAELIICIGGDGSFLRAIHQYDFPDIPIIGINTGHLGFFAEVNPDEIDNFLDKYTAGDYFIEEINPLEATICTRTNCIETRGINEIVIKGDKSRTVHLDIFVNNHLIQRFSGDGILVATSTGSTAYNYSIGGSLVDPKLNVVQVTPLAPINTNAYRSFTSSVIFPAETIIKVNPEYRFENSIVIVSDGNEHRYAGISEVVLQLSELDIKLLRLANYNFWGRVINKFL, via the coding sequence ATGGATACTAGAAGGATTATCAACATTTTACATAGTGACACAAAATTTTCTATGGACACAGCAAAATATTTGAAAAGCAAACTTATTAAGCTTGGTTATCATGTTCCTAACAGTTTTGACTTTGAAGCTGAGTTGATTATTTGTATCGGTGGAGATGGGTCCTTTCTAAGAGCCATTCATCAATATGACTTTCCCGATATCCCAATAATAGGTATCAATACTGGTCATCTAGGCTTTTTTGCGGAGGTAAACCCAGATGAAATTGACAACTTTTTAGACAAGTATACTGCTGGAGATTACTTTATTGAAGAAATTAATCCCCTAGAAGCTACTATATGTACCAGAACTAATTGTATTGAGACAAGAGGAATCAACGAGATTGTCATTAAAGGAGATAAATCTAGAACAGTTCACCTGGATATTTTTGTAAACAATCATCTTATACAACGTTTTAGCGGTGATGGTATATTAGTAGCTACTTCTACAGGTAGTACTGCCTATAATTATTCTATAGGGGGGAGTCTTGTTGACCCTAAGCTAAATGTAGTACAGGTTACACCGCTAGCTCCTATTAATACCAATGCTTATCGTTCTTTTACCTCTAGCGTTATTTTTCCCGCTGAGACAATTATTAAAGTCAACCCAGAGTATAGATTTGAGAACTCTATTGTCATCGTTAGTGATGGTAATGAACATAGATATGCGGGAATTTCAGAAGTAGTGTTGCAATTGTCTGAGCTTGATATAAAACTACTCCGTTTAGCAAATTATAACTTTTGGGGTAGAGTTATTAATAAGTTTTTATAA
- the trhA gene encoding PAQR family membrane homeostasis protein TrhA yields the protein MASDKLVNRYTIKEEIFNSISHGIGALLSIAALVVLVAFGSIRGDVWRIVSFSIYGFTLFFLYMSSTLYHSIFHEKSKRVLRILDHVSIYLLIAGSYTPIALVSMRGAWGWSIFGVIWSLAIIGIILKVLSINKIKYLSTIIYVIMGWLIIIAVKPMLSMAPPGLFLWLLAGGLIYTLGVIFYACKRIPFNHGIWHLFVLGGSIVHYLGILFYLAL from the coding sequence ATGGCTTCTGATAAGTTAGTCAACAGGTACACTATTAAGGAAGAAATTTTCAATAGTATAAGTCACGGTATTGGTGCACTGCTTAGTATTGCAGCATTAGTAGTTCTTGTCGCCTTTGGCAGTATTCGTGGAGATGTTTGGCGGATTGTTAGTTTTAGCATATATGGATTTACATTGTTTTTTCTATATATGTCTTCTACCCTCTATCATAGTATTTTCCATGAAAAGAGCAAAAGGGTATTGAGGATTCTCGATCATGTTTCTATTTATTTGCTTATCGCTGGAAGCTACACACCTATTGCTCTTGTATCTATGAGGGGTGCATGGGGTTGGAGTATTTTTGGTGTAATCTGGTCCTTAGCAATTATTGGAATCATCTTAAAGGTACTCTCTATAAATAAGATCAAGTACCTGTCTACCATCATTTATGTCATTATGGGTTGGTTAATCATTATTGCTGTCAAACCTATGCTCAGCATGGCTCCTCCAGGACTATTTCTTTGGTTACTGGCTGGAGGATTGATTTATACTTTAGGGGTGATATTTTATGCATGCAAAAGAATCCCCTTCAACCATGGAATCTGGCACTTGTTTGTTTTAGGTGGTAGTATCGTACATTACTTAGGGATCCTATTTTACTTAGCTCTCTAG
- a CDS encoding YbaK/EbsC family protein encodes MYEKTIDILKKIGVNYKEIKHEVIFHDHKAAKVKKIFSLEGIETKTLLLKTKREDLYAFTTIEAKKLYPSIIKKLLNERIAMASSEEILLYTGCFPGCVAPFGYAKEISLIVDSEIFQYDKLIFSPGVPMKTVEITTADFSKLLKKIDNKVMYFFPSRN; translated from the coding sequence ATGTATGAAAAAACTATAGATATATTAAAAAAAATCGGTGTTAATTATAAGGAGATTAAACATGAAGTGATTTTTCATGACCATAAGGCAGCAAAAGTCAAAAAAATATTTTCGTTAGAGGGAATAGAGACCAAAACCTTATTATTAAAAACAAAAAGAGAAGATTTATATGCATTTACTACGATAGAAGCAAAAAAGCTATATCCAAGCATAATAAAGAAATTATTAAATGAAAGGATAGCAATGGCTTCTTCAGAAGAAATCCTCTTATACACTGGATGTTTTCCAGGATGTGTTGCTCCGTTTGGCTATGCAAAGGAGATTTCTTTAATTGTAGATAGTGAAATATTTCAGTATGATAAGCTAATATTTTCACCAGGGGTTCCAATGAAAACTGTTGAAATTACTACAGCTGATTTTAGCAAATTATTGAAAAAAATTGATAATAAAGTAATGTATTTCTTTCCCTCCAGAAACTAA
- a CDS encoding RluA family pseudouridine synthase — MIIEGQQREDTIVYEVEEKDDQQVVKEILKKRLQVSSRLLSKLKKNESIFLNNHYVKYHELVKSGDVIKISMKEEPSQFEEEAIPFSVIYEDVDIIVVNKQPGIVTHPTKSHPTGTIANAAQYYLNRKEINCRIRFVNRLDMDTSGLLIIAKNPYAHHVLSEQMQQDQVEKKYIAFVEGVIEKDFDTIIQPIYRPTFESIKRVVDERGQKSITKYRVLERYKKATMVEVQLLTGRTHQIRVHMTHLGHPLIGDSLYGTTSTFIHRQALHSNYLKFLQPRYREVVEIKGDLPEDLKQLQYQLKE, encoded by the coding sequence ATGATTATAGAAGGACAACAAAGGGAAGATACTATTGTTTATGAAGTTGAAGAAAAAGATGATCAACAAGTGGTAAAAGAGATTTTAAAAAAACGGTTACAAGTATCAAGTCGACTGTTAAGCAAGTTAAAAAAGAATGAGTCCATATTTTTAAATAATCATTATGTGAAGTATCATGAACTAGTAAAATCTGGAGACGTCATCAAGATCTCTATGAAGGAGGAACCCAGCCAATTTGAAGAAGAAGCTATCCCATTTTCTGTTATTTATGAGGATGTAGATATTATTGTTGTTAACAAACAACCGGGAATTGTTACGCATCCCACTAAAAGCCATCCAACTGGTACGATTGCTAATGCAGCACAATATTACTTAAACAGGAAGGAGATAAATTGCAGGATTAGGTTTGTCAATCGACTAGACATGGATACCTCTGGATTATTAATTATCGCTAAAAATCCCTATGCACATCATGTACTATCAGAGCAGATGCAGCAGGATCAAGTGGAAAAAAAGTATATCGCCTTTGTAGAAGGAGTAATAGAAAAGGATTTTGACACTATTATTCAACCTATATATAGACCTACTTTTGAATCCATTAAGCGGGTGGTAGATGAACGGGGTCAAAAATCTATTACAAAGTATAGGGTATTGGAAAGATATAAGAAGGCTACCATGGTTGAAGTACAGCTACTTACTGGTAGGACTCATCAAATTCGAGTACATATGACACATTTAGGACACCCTTTAATAGGAGACAGCCTTTATGGAACTACTTCCACTTTCATCCATCGACAAGCATTACATAGTAACTATTTGAAATTCCTTCAACCTAGATATAGAGAAGTTGTTGAAATTAAAGGAGATTTACCTGAAGACTTAAAACAATTACAGTATCAACTTAAAGAATAA